The genomic interval GGCGCGGTGCCCCGTCCCTTGTCCCCCGCTTTGTCTCATTGCACTCCGGGCCGTCCCGCCCGTACCGCACCACCCGGCAGACAACGGCGTCTACCAACCCTTAGGAGTCCCCCCGTGGCCATCTCGGTCTTCGACCTGTTCTCGATCGGCATCGGCCCGTCCAGCTCCCATACGGTCGGCCCCATGCGCGCGGCCCGTATGTTCGCGCGCCGGCTGAAGAACGAGGGCCTGCTCGCCCACACCGCCTCGGTCCGCGCCGAGCTGTACGGCTCCCTCGGCGCCACCGGCCACGGCCACGGCACCCCCAAGGCGGTCCTGCTCGGCCTGGAGGGCGAGTCCCCGCGCACCGTCGACGTGGAGACGGCCGACGAGCGGGTCGAGGCGATCCGCTCCACCGGCCGGATCAACCTGCTCGGGATGCACGAGATCCCCTTCGACGCGGACGAGCAGCTGATCCTGCACCGCCGCAAGGCGCTCCCGTACCACGCCAACGGCATGACCGTCTTCGCGTACGACGCCGAGGGCGCCCCGCTCCTGGAGAAGACGTACTACTCGGTCGGCGGCGGGTTCGTCGTGGACGAGGACGCCGTGGGCGAGGACCGGATCGTGCTCGACGACACGGTCCTGAAGCACCCCTTCCGCACCGGCGACGAGCTGCTGCGCCTGGCCCGCGAGACCGGTCTGTCGATCTCCTCGCTGATGCTGGAGAACGAGCGCGCCTGGCGCACCGAGGAGGAGATCCGCTCCGGGCTGCTCGGAATCTGGCGGGCCATGCAGGAGTGCGTGACGCGCGGGATGTCCCGCGAGGGCGTCCTGCCCGGCGGCCTCCGGGTGCACCGCCGCGCCGCGAAGACCGCCCGCCAGCTGCGCGCGGAGGGCGACCCCCAGACGCACGCCATGGAGTGGATCACCCTGTACGCGATGGCGGTCAACGAGGAGAACGCGGCGGGCGGCCGCGTGGTCACCGCCCCGACGAACGGCGCGGCCGGCATCATCCCGGCCGTCCTGCACTACTGGATGAACTTCGCCGCGGGCGGCTGCACGGAGGCCGAGAAGGAGGACGGCATCGTCCGCTTCCTGCTGGCCGCCGGCGCGATCGGCATGCTGTTCAAGGAGAACGCCTCCATCTCCGGCGCCGAGGTCGGCTGCCAGGGCGAGGTCGGCTCCGCCTGCTCCATGGCCGCCGGCGCCCTCGCCGAGGTCCTGGGCGGCACCCCGGAGCAGGTGGAGAACGCCGCCGAGATCGGCATGGAACACAATCTGGGCCTGACCTGCGA from Streptomyces drozdowiczii carries:
- a CDS encoding L-serine ammonia-lyase, yielding MAISVFDLFSIGIGPSSSHTVGPMRAARMFARRLKNEGLLAHTASVRAELYGSLGATGHGHGTPKAVLLGLEGESPRTVDVETADERVEAIRSTGRINLLGMHEIPFDADEQLILHRRKALPYHANGMTVFAYDAEGAPLLEKTYYSVGGGFVVDEDAVGEDRIVLDDTVLKHPFRTGDELLRLARETGLSISSLMLENERAWRTEEEIRSGLLGIWRAMQECVTRGMSREGVLPGGLRVHRRAAKTARQLRAEGDPQTHAMEWITLYAMAVNEENAAGGRVVTAPTNGAAGIIPAVLHYWMNFAAGGCTEAEKEDGIVRFLLAAGAIGMLFKENASISGAEVGCQGEVGSACSMAAGALAEVLGGTPEQVENAAEIGMEHNLGLTCDPVGGLVQIPCIERNGMAAVKAVTAAKMALRGDGSHKVSLDKVIKTMKETGADMSVKYKETARGGLAVNIIEC